In Plodia interpunctella isolate USDA-ARS_2022_Savannah chromosome 19, ilPloInte3.2, whole genome shotgun sequence, a genomic segment contains:
- the Gip gene encoding putative hydroxypyruvate isomerase, translating into MMKFCANLSFMFTEGKSIIERYALAKEAGFKAVESGFPFGHSLIEVKQAKENAGLQQVLINIKTGDLTKGELGVTAVPGMESKFKDMLNETIEYALALDAKKVHIMAGKLENVNTSNWETYENNLKYAAGELAKANLVGVIEPINQHSVPQYFLSDFGKAVDIIKRINSPHLKLQLDIFHLQHICGDLSYNIKNLMPYVGHVQIAQVPNRNEPDTPGEINYPYILQLLKDNGYNDWVGLEYKPKGNSKEGLQWIKNYGYSL; encoded by the exons atgatgaaGTTTTGTGCGAATCTCAGTTTTATGTTCACTGAAGGCAAAAGTATTATTGAACGGTATGCTTTGGCAAAAGAAGCAGGTTTTAAAGCTGTGGAGTCAGGGTTTCCATTCGGGCATTCCTTGATTGAAGTAAAACAAGCAAAAGAGAATGCTGGTCTACAGCaagtattgataaatattaaaacag GAGATCTTACCAAAGGAGAGTTGGGTGTAACAGCTGTTCCGGGTATGGAGTCCAAATTCAAGGATATGTTGAATGAAACCATAGAGTATGCATTAGCTCTTGATGCAAAGAAAGTACACATAATGGCTGGGAAATTGGAAAATGTCAATACCAGTAACTGGGAGACTTATGAGAATAATCTGAAGTATGCTGCCGGGGAATTGGCTAAGGCCAACCTTGTTGGAGTTATAGAGCCAATCAACCAACACTCTGTGCCCCAATACTTTTTGAGTGATTTTGGAAAAG ctGTGGATATAATAAAGAGGATAAACAGTCCCCACCTGAAGTTACAGTTGGACATCTTCCACTTGCAGCACATTTGTGGAGATCtgtcatataatattaaaaacttgaTGCCATATGTAGGCCATGTGCAG aTAGCACAAGTGCCAAATCGCAATGAGCCAGACACTCCAGGAGAAATCAACTACCCATATATCCTACAGTTGCTAAAGGATAATGGTTACAATGACTGGGTGGGGCTGGAGTACAAGCCTAAAGGAAACTCGAAGGAGGGATTGCAGTGGATCAAGAATTATGGTTACAGTCtgtga